The following proteins are encoded in a genomic region of Agromyces sp. CF514:
- the paaC gene encoding 1,2-phenylacetyl-CoA epoxidase subunit PaaC, translating into MSTHETHGVGHVDVHGDVSVDQLELAEELAGAGITGTGAVATTDAAEYATRLGDDALVLAQQLGMWITRAPELEEDVALGNIALDLIGHARSLLHYAGTATGRTEDDLAYWRDEPGWRNAWLFEQPNGDFAHTIARQLVASLYLFELYRALEDSTDATIAAIAAKSVKEVDYHRDHAVQWVLRLACGTDESRRRMIVAVTDTWPYVDELFVDDALTSRLAASGVAVQPSTLRPAFEAAIDAVFAEAQLERPTGRTAFIASGGGREGRHTEHLGPLLAEMQVLARQHRGASW; encoded by the coding sequence GTGAGCACGCACGAGACCCATGGCGTTGGGCACGTCGACGTGCACGGCGACGTCTCGGTCGATCAGCTCGAGCTGGCCGAGGAGCTCGCGGGCGCGGGCATCACGGGCACCGGTGCGGTCGCGACGACGGATGCCGCGGAGTACGCGACCCGGCTCGGCGACGACGCCCTCGTGCTCGCCCAGCAGCTCGGCATGTGGATCACGCGCGCGCCCGAGCTCGAAGAGGACGTGGCGCTCGGCAACATCGCCCTCGACCTCATCGGCCATGCACGCTCGCTCCTGCACTACGCGGGCACCGCGACCGGCCGCACCGAAGACGACCTCGCCTACTGGCGCGACGAGCCCGGATGGCGCAACGCCTGGCTCTTCGAGCAGCCGAACGGCGACTTCGCGCACACGATCGCCCGGCAGCTCGTGGCCTCGCTCTACCTGTTCGAGCTCTATCGTGCGCTCGAGGACTCGACCGACGCGACGATCGCCGCGATCGCCGCGAAGTCCGTGAAGGAGGTCGACTACCACCGCGACCACGCCGTGCAGTGGGTGCTCCGGCTCGCCTGCGGCACCGACGAGTCGCGGCGCCGCATGATCGTGGCCGTGACCGACACCTGGCCGTACGTCGACGAGCTGTTCGTCGACGACGCGCTCACCTCGCGCCTCGCTGCGAGCGGCGTCGCCGTGCAGCCGTCGACCCTCCGCCCCGCGTTCGAGGCGGCCATCGACGCCGTGTTCGCCGAGGCGCAGCTCGAACGGCCGACCGGGCGCACGGCGTTCATCGCCTCCGGCGGCGGACGCGAGGGCCGCCACACCGAGCACCTCGGGCCGCTGCTCGCCGAGATGCAGGTGCTCGCCCGCCAGCACCGGGGGGCGTCGTGGTGA
- the paaD gene encoding 1,2-phenylacetyl-CoA epoxidase subunit PaaD, which translates to MARPEASAIRPLPADERSRRAWQVAATVTDPEIPVLTIEDLGVLRSVSVADDGAVQVQLTPTYSGCPALEAMRDDVLLALTHAGYDDVRVDLVLAPAWTTDWMTEEGKQKLRRYGIQAPTGRAAARDAGPVRVQLAVKCPRCDSLNTKELTRFGSTSCKALYECRDCLEPFDYFKVL; encoded by the coding sequence ATCGCCCGGCCCGAGGCATCCGCAATCCGACCGCTGCCCGCCGATGAGCGCTCCCGGCGGGCGTGGCAGGTCGCCGCGACCGTCACCGACCCCGAGATCCCCGTGCTGACGATCGAGGACCTCGGTGTGCTGCGCTCGGTGTCGGTCGCCGATGACGGCGCCGTGCAGGTGCAGCTCACCCCGACGTACAGCGGATGCCCCGCGCTCGAGGCCATGCGCGACGACGTGCTGCTCGCGCTCACCCACGCCGGCTACGACGACGTGCGCGTCGACCTCGTGCTCGCCCCGGCCTGGACCACCGACTGGATGACCGAGGAGGGCAAGCAGAAGCTGCGCCGCTACGGCATCCAGGCGCCGACCGGTCGCGCCGCCGCGCGCGACGCCGGGCCGGTGCGCGTGCAGCTGGCGGTCAAGTGCCCCCGCTGCGACTCGCTGAACACCAAGGAGCTGACGCGCTTCGGGTCGACGTCGTGCAAGGCGCTGTACGAGTGCCGCGACTGCCTCGAGCCCTTCGACTACTTCAAGGTGCTCTGA
- the paaE gene encoding 1,2-phenylacetyl-CoA epoxidase subunit PaaE: MVARNLGSTGLFGTATASAPTAPEESVATAFLASTVGGTVPTNQGFPKRRRARFHTLAVAEVRPLTADSVEVTFAVPDELADDYTYLPGQYVALRRDFDGHELRRSYSICRPPVRGSVSVAIKRDLGGLFSTWANTELAAGDTLDVMSPQGTFTSTLDALDGKHVVGIAAGSGITPLMALAHTVLSRSETSEFELVYTNRSTLDVMFLEELADLKDRYPSRLALHHVLSREQRTAPVLSGRIDGEKLETMLDVLIRPETVDEWFLCGPFELVQLARDTLESRGVASEHVRYELFTTDADRVEPRHGRPVVVERGEPTIAIEFMLDGQSTTVESPVSANESILNAALRVRPDVPFACAGGVCGTCRARVIDGSVAMTENYALEPDELERGYVLTCQSHPKSDRVVVDYDV; this comes from the coding sequence ATGGTCGCGCGCAACCTGGGGTCGACCGGCCTCTTCGGCACGGCGACGGCGTCGGCTCCGACCGCACCCGAGGAATCGGTCGCGACGGCGTTCCTCGCCTCGACCGTGGGCGGCACCGTGCCGACCAACCAGGGCTTCCCGAAGCGCCGCCGGGCGAGGTTCCACACGCTCGCGGTCGCCGAGGTGCGCCCGCTCACCGCCGACTCGGTCGAGGTCACGTTCGCCGTGCCCGACGAGCTCGCCGACGACTACACGTACCTGCCGGGCCAGTACGTCGCGCTGCGTCGCGACTTCGACGGGCACGAGCTGCGCCGCAGCTACTCGATCTGCCGTCCGCCGGTGCGTGGCAGCGTCTCGGTCGCGATCAAGCGCGACCTCGGCGGCCTGTTCTCGACGTGGGCGAACACCGAACTCGCCGCCGGAGACACTCTCGACGTCATGAGCCCGCAGGGCACGTTCACGTCGACGCTCGACGCGCTCGACGGCAAGCACGTCGTCGGCATCGCGGCGGGCTCGGGCATCACCCCGCTCATGGCGCTCGCCCACACGGTGCTCTCGCGCTCGGAGACCTCGGAGTTCGAGCTCGTCTACACGAACCGCTCGACGCTCGACGTCATGTTCCTCGAGGAGCTCGCCGACCTCAAGGACCGCTACCCGTCGCGGCTCGCGCTGCACCACGTGCTCTCGCGCGAGCAGCGCACGGCGCCCGTGCTCTCTGGCCGGATCGACGGCGAGAAGCTCGAGACCATGCTCGACGTGCTGATCCGGCCCGAGACGGTCGACGAGTGGTTCCTCTGCGGCCCGTTCGAGCTCGTGCAGCTCGCCCGAGACACGCTCGAGTCCCGTGGGGTGGCGTCCGAGCACGTGCGGTACGAGCTCTTCACGACCGACGCCGATCGCGTCGAACCCCGCCACGGGCGGCCCGTCGTGGTCGAGCGCGGCGAGCCCACGATCGCGATCGAGTTCATGCTCGACGGGCAGTCCACGACGGTCGAGAGCCCCGTGAGCGCGAACGAGTCGATCCTGAACGCGGCGCTCCGCGTGCGACCCGACGTGCCGTTCGCCTGCGCGGGCGGCGTCTGCGGCACCTGCCGTGCGCGCGTCATCGACGGCAGCGTCGCGATGACCGAGAACTACGCGCTCGAGCCCGACGAGCTCGAGCGCGGCTACGTGCTCACATGCCAGTCGCACCCCAAGTCCGACCGCGTCGTGGTCGACTACGACGTGTGA
- a CDS encoding enoyl-CoA hydratase/isomerase family protein → MIELTVAEGVAEISLNAPEKLNALDEQALDELAEAYAEAERLVGAGEVRALVLRGEGRAFCAGRDISGVDPREDDVLGYLGGRVQPLLERMAALPAPTFAVAHGACLGVGLGLLVASDIVYVADTAKIGSPFANLGATLDSGGHALFVERLGAHRTMDLIVTGRLMSGTEAVAAGLFSRVFPADEVTDATRAAARAAASGATQAFVASKALVASLRDDRLGLWASMADENRAQAALCDTDDYREGFAAFQEKRRPVFTRRG, encoded by the coding sequence ATGATCGAGCTCACCGTGGCCGAAGGGGTCGCCGAGATCTCGCTGAACGCCCCCGAGAAGCTCAACGCCCTCGACGAGCAGGCGCTCGACGAACTGGCGGAGGCCTACGCCGAGGCCGAGCGCCTCGTCGGCGCGGGCGAGGTGCGCGCACTCGTGCTGCGCGGCGAGGGCCGAGCGTTCTGCGCCGGCCGCGACATCTCCGGCGTCGATCCGCGTGAAGACGACGTGCTCGGCTACCTCGGCGGGCGCGTGCAGCCGCTGCTCGAGCGCATGGCCGCACTCCCGGCGCCCACGTTCGCCGTCGCGCACGGCGCCTGCCTCGGCGTCGGGCTCGGCCTGCTCGTCGCGAGCGACATCGTCTACGTCGCCGACACCGCGAAGATCGGCTCGCCGTTCGCGAACCTCGGCGCCACGCTCGACTCGGGCGGCCACGCCCTGTTCGTCGAGCGGCTGGGCGCGCACCGCACGATGGACCTCATCGTCACCGGCCGCCTCATGTCGGGCACCGAGGCCGTCGCGGCCGGGCTCTTCTCGCGGGTGTTCCCGGCCGACGAGGTGACGGATGCCACCCGCGCCGCGGCCCGCGCCGCGGCATCCGGGGCGACGCAGGCGTTCGTCGCCTCCAAGGCGCTCGTGGCCTCGCTGCGCGACGACCGGCTCGGACTCTGGGCCTCGATGGCCGACGAGAACCGGGCGCAGGCCGCGCTCTGCGACACCGACGACTACCGCGAGGGCTTCGCGGCGTTCCAGGAGAAGCGCCGGCCGGTCTTCACCCGGCGCGGCTGA
- a CDS encoding DUF6882 domain-containing protein, with protein sequence MIWKRRTKSEQGWLTPELAQLVVESHVEVATKQDRAAELWGIGSADRWSADLAAGTISFEFPDRLITGQVELIGSYALAAGTWLWGWANGSVPESATGASREVAAAAARPGFELLAQAKLEIPVEMADDLANITVELAGLDGWYRGPSMANYVYLGFRDLAPSQS encoded by the coding sequence ATGATCTGGAAGCGGCGCACGAAGTCTGAGCAGGGATGGTTGACTCCTGAACTTGCGCAACTCGTAGTCGAGAGCCACGTCGAGGTTGCCACCAAGCAAGACCGCGCTGCCGAACTCTGGGGCATTGGGTCGGCCGATCGCTGGTCCGCTGATCTCGCCGCCGGAACGATTTCGTTCGAGTTCCCGGACCGCTTGATTACAGGGCAGGTGGAGCTGATCGGTAGCTACGCCCTGGCAGCAGGCACCTGGCTCTGGGGGTGGGCAAACGGATCCGTGCCTGAGTCAGCAACTGGCGCCTCACGAGAAGTGGCGGCGGCCGCGGCGCGGCCGGGATTCGAGTTGCTCGCTCAGGCGAAGCTCGAGATTCCGGTAGAAATGGCGGACGATCTGGCCAATATCACTGTCGAGCTGGCCGGCTTGGATGGCTGGTACCGAGGGCCATCGATGGCCAACTACGTCTACCTCGGCTTCCGCGACCTCGCCCCGTCCCAAAGCTGA
- a CDS encoding DUF4304 domain-containing protein — MATAQEQLKALLREDLAPRLRAAGLTGIERTFAVPSREFFAQLGIQSSVSSTSEYVKFTMNAQVIRKADWEATRQDRVGLPARPSPNVGYPLERSWWERVGLLMGTTDRWWTLDAGGANRSEIASDVIHAAIDFALPAIRERIA; from the coding sequence ATGGCAACTGCGCAAGAACAGCTCAAGGCACTGTTACGCGAAGACCTGGCTCCTCGACTCCGGGCCGCGGGACTGACGGGAATCGAGCGTACGTTCGCCGTACCGAGCCGCGAGTTCTTCGCACAACTCGGCATCCAATCGTCGGTCTCGAGCACGAGCGAATACGTGAAGTTCACGATGAACGCGCAAGTCATCCGGAAAGCCGATTGGGAGGCGACGCGTCAGGATCGTGTGGGGCTTCCTGCGAGACCAAGCCCCAACGTCGGCTATCCCTTGGAGCGGAGCTGGTGGGAGCGCGTCGGATTGCTCATGGGTACAACCGATCGATGGTGGACACTGGATGCGGGCGGCGCGAACCGGAGCGAGATCGCCTCGGACGTAATCCATGCGGCGATTGACTTTGCGCTTCCCGCGATCAGAGAACGCATCGCTTAA
- the mnhG gene encoding monovalent cation/H(+) antiporter subunit G, translating to MSAAEIAVGLLIVVSGFLSMAAGIGILRFPDVLTRLHAATKPQVLGLAAVLVAIVVQVPTWGVLTTVVLIMTFQLLTQPMTAHMLGRSAYRSDHVRRDLLIEDELDRDIAEHDQQAARMPRADDVR from the coding sequence GTGAGCGCCGCCGAGATCGCCGTCGGGCTGCTCATCGTGGTGAGCGGGTTCCTCTCGATGGCCGCGGGCATCGGCATCCTGCGCTTCCCCGACGTGCTCACCCGGCTGCACGCGGCGACCAAGCCGCAGGTACTGGGCCTCGCGGCCGTGCTCGTCGCGATCGTCGTGCAGGTACCGACCTGGGGCGTGCTCACGACCGTCGTGCTGATCATGACGTTCCAGCTGCTCACGCAGCCGATGACCGCGCACATGCTCGGCCGCTCGGCCTACCGCAGCGACCACGTGCGGCGTGACCTGCTCATCGAGGACGAGCTCGACCGCGACATCGCCGAGCACGACCAGCAGGCGGCACGGATGCCGCGGGCCGACGACGTGCGCTGA
- a CDS encoding monovalent cation/H+ antiporter complex subunit F, with protein sequence MSFLVLASIVAGVMFGIGAIAAVVRIIKGPSILDRALATDVLLAIAICALGAEMAVNKHTDTLVVLLVLAMFAVVGSISIARYMAKQDAS encoded by the coding sequence ATGAGCTTCCTCGTGCTCGCGAGCATCGTCGCGGGCGTCATGTTCGGCATCGGCGCGATCGCCGCGGTGGTGCGCATCATCAAGGGCCCGTCGATCCTCGATCGCGCCCTCGCGACCGACGTGCTGCTCGCGATCGCGATCTGCGCGCTCGGCGCCGAGATGGCCGTCAACAAGCACACCGACACGCTCGTGGTGCTGCTCGTACTGGCGATGTTCGCAGTGGTCGGGTCGATCTCGATCGCCCGGTACATGGCGAAGCAGGATGCCTCGTGA
- a CDS encoding Na+/H+ antiporter subunit E codes for MSGTPSPRPAAGAQPDVGARPAVSRWGSVWRQLPLLVALVALWCFLWDHIDLLTVVSGIVLAVLVTRTLYLPPVLLSGRFNAWRGLLLGLRMMFDVVVASLQVAWFSINPWWKPMNSIIAVQLLTRSDLVTTLTAEAISVVPGTVVVDIDRERGLLYLHALGTRTRADIERTHRDVLGTEERIVLAIGTHAQAESVREARRERRAQARTAPDRDIRSKEGT; via the coding sequence GTGAGCGGCACCCCCAGTCCTCGTCCCGCTGCCGGCGCGCAGCCCGACGTCGGCGCCCGCCCCGCGGTCTCCCGCTGGGGGTCGGTCTGGCGCCAGCTCCCGCTGCTCGTCGCCCTGGTGGCGCTCTGGTGCTTCCTCTGGGATCACATCGACCTGCTCACCGTCGTCTCGGGCATCGTGCTCGCCGTGCTCGTGACGCGCACGCTGTACCTGCCGCCGGTGCTGCTCAGCGGGCGATTCAACGCGTGGCGCGGACTGCTGCTCGGGCTCCGCATGATGTTCGACGTGGTCGTCGCGTCGCTGCAGGTCGCGTGGTTCTCGATCAACCCGTGGTGGAAGCCGATGAACTCGATCATCGCCGTGCAGCTGCTGACACGTTCCGACCTCGTGACCACGCTCACGGCCGAGGCCATCTCGGTCGTGCCCGGCACGGTCGTGGTCGACATCGACCGCGAGCGCGGGCTGCTCTACCTGCACGCGCTCGGCACGCGCACGCGGGCCGACATCGAGCGCACGCACCGCGACGTGCTCGGCACCGAGGAGCGCATCGTGCTGGCCATCGGCACCCACGCCCAGGCCGAGTCGGTGCGCGAGGCGCGCCGTGAGCGACGCGCCCAGGCCCGCACGGCGCCCGACCGGGACATCCGTTCGAAGGAGGGGACATGA
- a CDS encoding Na+/H+ antiporter subunit D, translated as MTPAALVPLVVLLPLLGAATALILGRHRRAQMIVSTAVLASVVVIASVLLAVVDAGDPLAVNVGGWPAPFGIVLVVDRLSAIMLLVSAVVLLVVLVYAVGQGVADRHRETPVSIFHPSYLILSAGVFNAFIAGDLFNLYVGFEILLSASYVLLTLGGTGERIRAGVTYIIVSLVSSLFFLSAIALIYGATGTANIAQLSVRIGALPDSVQLVLHLLLLIAFGIKAAVFPLSFWLPDSYPTAPAPVTAVFAGLLTKVGVYAIIRTETVIFSEQDLSLLLMVIGGLTMVIGILGALTQADIKRLLSFTLVSHIGYMIFGIALGTQLGMAATIYYVVHHITVQTTLFLTTGLIERFGGATSINRLAGLLKASPFLAILFFIPALNLGGIPPFSGFLGKTGLFLAGGEQAAADPATAWLVWVVIAAGAITSLITLYALTRFWNMAFWRRREELEGYESVLLGSVQEAPEGATVTATKTTPRLMVAATTVLVVVTVLLTVFAGPIFGLADRAAENLIDPSVYVSLVFPGGVQ; from the coding sequence ATGACCCCCGCCGCACTCGTGCCCCTCGTAGTGCTGCTGCCGCTGCTCGGCGCGGCGACCGCGCTCATCCTCGGCCGCCACCGTCGCGCCCAGATGATCGTCAGCACCGCGGTGCTCGCGAGCGTCGTGGTCATCGCGTCGGTGCTGCTCGCCGTCGTCGACGCCGGCGACCCGCTCGCGGTGAACGTCGGCGGGTGGCCGGCGCCGTTCGGTATCGTGCTCGTCGTCGACCGGCTCTCGGCCATCATGCTGCTCGTCTCGGCCGTCGTGCTGCTCGTGGTGCTCGTGTACGCGGTCGGGCAGGGCGTCGCCGACCGCCACCGCGAGACCCCGGTGTCGATCTTCCACCCGAGCTACCTGATCCTGTCGGCTGGAGTGTTCAACGCCTTCATCGCGGGCGACCTCTTCAACCTCTACGTCGGGTTCGAGATCCTGCTGTCGGCGAGCTACGTGCTGCTGACCCTCGGCGGCACGGGCGAGCGCATCCGCGCGGGCGTCACCTACATCATCGTGAGCCTCGTCTCGTCGCTGTTCTTCCTCAGCGCGATCGCGCTCATCTACGGCGCGACGGGCACGGCGAACATCGCGCAGCTGTCGGTGCGCATCGGGGCGCTGCCCGACAGCGTGCAGCTCGTGCTGCACCTGCTGCTGCTCATCGCGTTCGGCATCAAGGCCGCCGTCTTCCCCCTGTCGTTCTGGCTGCCCGACTCGTACCCGACCGCGCCTGCGCCGGTCACGGCGGTGTTCGCGGGCCTGCTCACCAAGGTCGGCGTCTACGCGATCATCCGCACCGAGACGGTGATCTTCTCCGAGCAGGACCTCTCGTTGCTGCTCATGGTCATCGGCGGGCTGACCATGGTCATCGGCATCCTGGGCGCCCTGACCCAGGCCGACATCAAGCGACTGCTCTCGTTCACGCTCGTGAGCCACATCGGCTACATGATCTTCGGCATCGCGCTCGGCACCCAGCTCGGCATGGCCGCGACGATCTACTACGTCGTGCACCACATCACGGTGCAGACGACCCTGTTCCTCACGACGGGGCTGATCGAGCGCTTCGGCGGGGCGACCTCGATCAACCGGCTCGCGGGCCTGCTCAAGGCCTCGCCGTTCCTCGCGATCCTGTTCTTCATCCCGGCCCTGAACCTCGGCGGCATCCCGCCGTTCTCGGGCTTCCTCGGCAAGACGGGCCTGTTCCTCGCGGGCGGCGAGCAGGCCGCCGCAGACCCCGCGACCGCCTGGCTCGTGTGGGTCGTCATCGCCGCGGGCGCGATCACCTCGCTCATCACGCTCTACGCGCTGACCCGGTTCTGGAACATGGCGTTCTGGCGTCGCCGCGAGGAGCTCGAGGGTTACGAGTCGGTGCTGCTCGGCTCGGTGCAGGAGGCGCCCGAGGGTGCGACCGTCACCGCCACCAAGACCACCCCCCGGCTCATGGTCGCGGCGACGACGGTGCTCGTCGTCGTCACGGTGCTGCTCACGGTCTTCGCGGGGCCGATCTTCGGGCTCGCCGACCGCGCGGCCGAGAACCTGATCGACCCCTCGGTCTACGTCTCCCTCGTCTTCCCGGGAGGTGTGCAGTGA
- a CDS encoding sodium:proton antiporter: MTGSLTLVILMAVMFGAGISIMLERSLTRVLIGFLLVGNAVNVLIYLMSGAPGLAPLLGEGVDPDEISDPLPQAFVLTAIVINLGITAFMLALIYRSWWLAQLGAKGDLIDDEDEDLHDAEEAADLIRSSAADDAAIQEIIEASDEEPDDDLEERLELEASARDADREADR, from the coding sequence ATGACCGGATCTCTCACGCTCGTGATCCTGATGGCCGTCATGTTCGGCGCGGGCATCTCGATCATGCTCGAGCGCAGCCTGACGCGCGTGCTCATCGGGTTCCTGCTCGTGGGCAATGCGGTGAACGTGCTCATCTACCTCATGAGCGGGGCACCGGGGCTCGCCCCGCTCCTCGGTGAGGGCGTCGACCCCGACGAGATCTCCGACCCGCTTCCGCAGGCGTTCGTGCTCACCGCGATCGTCATCAACCTCGGCATCACGGCGTTCATGCTCGCCCTCATCTACCGTTCGTGGTGGCTGGCGCAGCTGGGCGCCAAGGGCGACCTCATCGACGACGAGGACGAAGACCTGCACGACGCCGAAGAGGCGGCCGACCTCATCCGCAGCTCCGCGGCCGACGACGCCGCGATCCAGGAGATCATCGAGGCGAGCGACGAGGAGCCCGACGACGACCTCGAAGAACGGCTCGAGCTCGAGGCATCCGCTCGCGACGCAGACCGGGAGGCCGACCGATGA